The Campylobacter sp. CN_NE2 region TACGAGCAAAAGGGAAATTTGCCTAATACCCGCACTTTGGCAAATCCGACAAATAAGGCCGTTTTGAGCTACGGATACGGCTTTCAAGCCACTTTTATTCAGATGTTAAGTGCTTACAGCGTATTTAATAACGACGGAATAATGCTTCAACCAAAAATTTTGCAAAATTTAGAGCTTAACGGAAAATTTTATAAAACAAGCCAAAGCGAAGCAAAAAGCGTCATAAGCAAAGAAGCAGCAGATATAATGAAAGAAATTTTAATCCAAACGGTCGAAAACGGCACAGGGAAAAAAGCTAGAACTGCTGGTCTAGAAGTAGGCGGCAAAACAGGAACGGCTAGAATCGCCAAAAAAGGAGTTTATGTCGAAGCGTATAATAGCTCGTTTTTTGGTTTTGCAAATGATGAAAAAAATAGCTACACAATCGGCGTTTTTGTTAGAGAGCCAAAACAAGGCAGTTTTTATGCCGCACAAAACGCCTTGCCTGTTTTTAAAAAAGTAGTTGATATTTTGGTAGAAAACGGCTATCTAACGCCAAATAGCGAAGAAAAAGTCGTCATCAAAGATGAAAAATTAGACGAGATTAAGGATTAAAAATTTTTAGAGCAAATTTAAAAACTCTACCCTATTTTGCGTAATCCAAAATAAATTTAGCAAACTCGTCGCTATCGTTTGGACAACGGCAAACTTCGTAATACTCAAATCCTTTTTCTTGTGCTAACTCTTTATATAAAATGCTAAGTTCGAAGTCAGTTTCAGAGTTATCCACACAAAATGCAATCGGAAAAATAAGCGCTTTTTTGCCACTTAAATTTTCCAAAACTTCTGCCGTATTTGGTCCAAGCCACTTTACAGGTCCCAAACGGGATTGATACGCTAAAATAATCTCTTTAAATTTAATGCCGTTTTGTTCGAGTAAATTTGATAAAATTTGCGCGTGTTCTTTCATTTGCGCTTCGTAAGGATCGCCATTATCGATGATTTTTTGTGGAAGTGAGTGAGCCGAAAAAATCAAAGAAATCTGCGAAATTTCATCTTTGTTTAAATTTGCAATTTTTTCTTTAATTAAATTTAAAATAATCTCATTATATTGCCCGTTTTGATAGAAAATATCCAAAATTTTATAATTTTTTATGCCGTGTTTTTTTAGGGCGATTTCGGTGCTTTCCAAGCTCGATTTAACCGTCGTTTGCGAATAATGCGGATACAGCGGAAGCAAAAAAATCTCATCAAATTTGGCATATTTTTGCACCACTTCATCGGCAAAAGGCGGAGTATAATTCATAATAAAATCGACGCAAATTTGCTCGTTAGCAAATTTTCTAGTTTTTTCACACAAAGATTTTGTAATATCATTTATAGGCGATTTTCCGCCAAGTTTGATATAGTTTTGCGTTGCCGAATTTGTTCGCATTTTTGTTATCAAATTTGCTAAAATTTTTCGCAAAAAATCCAACTTTACGCTCAAAATATAAGGATCGTTAAACATATTTTTTAAAAAAACACTAACTTCGCTTAAATCATTTGGTCCGCCCATATTCAAAAGCAAAATAACTTTTTTAGCCAAATTTTGGCTAGAATTTTTATTATCGTAACTCATTGTAAAATTTCTCTTATTTTTATGGATTCATCGATACTTGCAAGGCGTTTTAGCATACCGCCACTACAAAATTCGGCAAATTCTTTATATCCGTTTCTACAACAATAATCTTCATTATCAACTTTTAGATTTATATTGCCGCTTGGAGCGATTTTATGAAGAGTGAAATTTAAAAGATCTGCTATATAAACACCGCTACTTGTGGATATTTGTATCGTATGTCGCAATGTCGGATAAACATTTGAACAAACAAAAGTTAGCAAAATATCATTTTTACTTTTGCCAAGAGCCGAAAGTGCGATTATCTCTTTGCTGTTTGGGGCAGTTACGGTTTTGCTAGAAAATGACGAAATCTCGCTACCACACAAAATTCTTGCTAAATCAAGCTCTTTTAAAAGTAAATTTTGCATTATATCGCAACTATTTTCACTATTTTTGCCGTTTATGAAATTCATAGTATAAATTTGATCGCCTTTTGAAAACTCCCGTAATAACGAATTTATAGTTGCATTAAATCTATTTTTATAAAAAATCGCTAAATTTGTATCGTTATTGGCAAGGCTATATCTTATCTCTCTACTTTCTTCAAGATTTAGAGCAAGAGGTGCGTCTATAAGGATATTTTGAACATATTTTGAAGCTTTTAAAATAAGATTTTTATGATTTTTTTGCGAACTTGTGATAACAACAGCTTGCGGTTTAGCTTTATCAAAAAGCTCTTCTAAATCTCTATAAAGTTCTACTTTACCGAAATTTTCGTTACTTTTTTCATCATAAATTCCTACTAATTCAAAAAAATCGCTTCTTCGTAATTCGCTAAAATGCTTGTGCCCAAGCTCACTCATACCGATAATCGCAATCTTTTTCTTCTCAGAAAACATAAACGAACCTTAAAAATTTAATTAATCGTCGCCATTATAGCAAATATATGCTGAAAGTTATTTTTCAGTTATTTTTTATCCAAAATTTATATATTTTCAAAAATATTTTAGATAAAATTACGCCAAATTTCAAATTTAAGAGGTCTTTCGTTTTGTTTAAATTTCCGTCTTTTAAGCAAATGTATAAAGATGAAATCCGCACATTAAAGCGATTTCGTCAGTATTTTCGTTATCATCTTGCGACAAATATATGCAAAAACGAGATTAAAGAATTTGAAAATTTTATAAATAAAAATCCTATTTGGGAAAAATTATTTAGCTCGAATTTTTACCGCGCAAATACGATTTTATACAGATACTGCGACAATCGACTAAACGAAAAAGAACGCCTAGAAATGATAATTCAAAATTTCAATTTAGCAAAAACTTTTTTAGGCGAAAAAAAACTTAATGAACTGCTAGAAAAAAAGAAAATTTTGCTTTTTAAATTTGACGAAAATTTGTTTCTTTATCTAAATATAAACAATATCGACCCGCTAGAAGGTTTTTTTTCGATAAATATACAAACCGAAGATGAAAAAATTTATGATGCTTCGTTTAGCTTTATTACCCCAAATTCGCTTTTGATCTCTTCTATGCAGGGCTCAAACGAACCAAACACGCCGGATCTCATCAAACAAGCCACAAAACAAATGCATGGAATTCGCCCAGCTTTTATGATTGTTAATGTTTTTAAGATGATTTGCGAGATTAAAAATTTTTCGCTACTTGGAATTCCAAAAGAAAATCAAGCCAAATTTAGGCGAAACGATCACTCGCGATTACTTTTTGATTATGATGAATTTTGGCGTGAAAACGGCGGGAAATTTGGCGAAAAATACTACGAAATTCCGCTTAATATCGAACGAAAAAGTTTAGAAGAAATTCAAAGCAAAAAACGCTCAATGTATAAAAAACGCTTTGAAATGCTAGATATTGTTAAAAATTCTTTACAAATTTATTTTCAAAATCTATAAATTTGCAAAAATTCAGAAGTTTTAAACAAAATTTTGGATAAAATCAACCCTTAAATTTACGAAATTTTAGGAAAACAAAAATGGATATTAGACAAGCCTATTTGGATTTTTTTGCTTCAAAAGGTCATGAGATTATCGCTTCATCACCCTTAGTGCCTGATGATGCGACACTTTTATTTACAAACGCAGGAATGGTGCCGTTTAAAAGCATTTTCACAGGTGCGGTGCCACGCCCAAATCCGCCGATTCGCACTAGTTGTCAAACCTGCATAAGAGCAGGCGGCAAACACAACGACTTAGACAATGTCGGCTACACAGCACGCCACCACACATTTTTTGAAATGCTTGGAAATTTCAGCTTTGGCGAATATTTCAAAAAAGAAGCAATTGCGTATGCGTGGGAGTTTGTAACCGAAATTTTAAAACTTCCAAAAGAAAAACTCTATGTTACGGTTCATACAAGCGACGATGAAGCGTATGAGATTTGGCAGCAACATATCTCAAAAGAGCGAATTTATCGCTTTGGCGATAAAGATAACTTTTGGGCTATGGGCGATACGGGACCTTGTGGGCCGTGTAGCGAGATTTTTTACGATCAAGGGCAAGAGCATTTTAGTGGCGAAGAAGACTATATGGGCGGAGACGGCGATCGATTTTTAGAAATTTGGAATTTAGTTTTTATGCAATACGAACGATCAATTGACGGCAAACTAACCCCGCTTCCAAAGCCATCAATCGACACGGGCATGGGCTTGGAGCGCGTTGTAGCGATAAAAGAAGGCAAATTTAGCAATTACGATAGTTCGCTTTTTATGCCAATTATTGGCGAAGTTGCAAAATTATGTGGCAAAACTTATGTTTATGAAAGCGGAGCAAGTTACCGAGTAATCGCAGATCATATAAGATCGGTTTCGTTTTTATTGGCTCAGGGCGTAAATTTTGACAAAGAAGGCAGAGGCTATGTTTTACGCAGGATTCTCCGCAGAGCCGTCAGACACGGATATTTGCTAGGCATAAAAGAGCCGTTTATGCACAAACTTGTGGAAGTATTGTGCGAAGTCATGGGCGGACATTATAGCTATTTAAACGAGAAAAAAGAAAATATAAAAGAGCTAATCAAACTTGAAGAAGAACGCTTTTTTGCGACTATTTCGGCAGGTCTAAATTTATTCAACGACGAACTAGAAAAAACAAAAGATATTTTTAGCGGCGAAGTTGCGTTTAAATTATACGATACTTACGGCTTTCCGCTTGATCTGACTGCTGATATGTTGCGTGAAAAAAATATCAAAATCGATGAGAAAAAATTTGACGAACTTATGAGCGAACAACGCCAAAGAGCCAAAGCCGCATGGAAAGGAAGTGGCGATAAAGCCACTGCTATCGGCGATTTTAAGGCTTTGCTTGAAAAATTTGGCGAAAATGAGTTTATCGGATATGAATTTACGCAAAGCAAAAGCAAAATTTTAGCCATTTTAAACGATGAATTTAAAGAAATTTCAGAATTAAAAGCAGGAAATATCGGCTGGATTTTACTTGATAAAACTCCATTTTACGCTACAAGCGGTGGTCAATGCAACGACACAGGCGTGATAAATAAAACTAGTAGCGTTTTAGATACGCAAAAGTTTTTTGGGCTAAATTTAAGCCAAGTTGAAGCTAGTTTGGATTTGAAAATCGGCGATGAAGTGGAGTGCGAAGTAAGTAGCGAGCGAAGCGAAATCGCAAGACACCATAGTGCGACTCACCTACTTCATTTAGGACTTCGCACAATTTTGGGCGATATGGTAAGTCAAGCAGGAAGCCTTGTGGAAGCCACTCGTTTGCGATTTGACTTTACATATCCAAAGGCGATGAGTAGCGAACAAATCGAAAAAGTAGAAAATTTTGTAAATGATCAAATCTCTCGCGCAAATTCCACAAAAACCGATATTATGAATATTGATGATGCCAAAAATAGCGGTGCTGTGGCACTTTTTGGCGAAAAATATGCCGATAATGTCCGAGTGGTAAGCATAGGCGATAGCAAAGAGCTTTGTGGCGGGACACATGTCAAAAATACAGGCGAAATCGGAAGCTTTTTTATCGTAAAAGAAAGTGGCGTAAGCGCAGGAGTGCGTAGAATCGAAGCTATTTGCTCAAAATCTGCGTTAAATTATGCTAAAAATTTACGTTTGCAACTTGCACAAATAAATGAAAATCTCAAAACAAATGAACCGATAGCGGCGATTAAAAAGCTAAAAGACGAGATAAAATCACTAAAAACCGAGCTTAGCAAAGCTAGTAGCAATAAAGCTATCGAATTAAACGAAATTAATGGCGTAAAAGTCGCAATCAGCGAATTTGACGGCGATATAAAAGCCAAAATCGACGAGCTAAAAAATCAAAATGAAAAAATCATCGCCCTATTTTTCAAACCAGAAAACGAAAAAGTCCAAATCGCTTGTGGCGTAAAAGGTGCAAACGCAAAAGCAGGAGAAATCGTCAAAGAAGTA contains the following coding sequences:
- a CDS encoding VirK/YbjX family protein, producing MLKVIFQLFFIQNLYIFKNILDKITPNFKFKRSFVLFKFPSFKQMYKDEIRTLKRFRQYFRYHLATNICKNEIKEFENFINKNPIWEKLFSSNFYRANTILYRYCDNRLNEKERLEMIIQNFNLAKTFLGEKKLNELLEKKKILLFKFDENLFLYLNINNIDPLEGFFSINIQTEDEKIYDASFSFITPNSLLISSMQGSNEPNTPDLIKQATKQMHGIRPAFMIVNVFKMICEIKNFSLLGIPKENQAKFRRNDHSRLLFDYDEFWRENGGKFGEKYYEIPLNIERKSLEEIQSKKRSMYKKRFEMLDIVKNSLQIYFQNL
- the alaS gene encoding alanine--tRNA ligase; its protein translation is MDIRQAYLDFFASKGHEIIASSPLVPDDATLLFTNAGMVPFKSIFTGAVPRPNPPIRTSCQTCIRAGGKHNDLDNVGYTARHHTFFEMLGNFSFGEYFKKEAIAYAWEFVTEILKLPKEKLYVTVHTSDDEAYEIWQQHISKERIYRFGDKDNFWAMGDTGPCGPCSEIFYDQGQEHFSGEEDYMGGDGDRFLEIWNLVFMQYERSIDGKLTPLPKPSIDTGMGLERVVAIKEGKFSNYDSSLFMPIIGEVAKLCGKTYVYESGASYRVIADHIRSVSFLLAQGVNFDKEGRGYVLRRILRRAVRHGYLLGIKEPFMHKLVEVLCEVMGGHYSYLNEKKENIKELIKLEEERFFATISAGLNLFNDELEKTKDIFSGEVAFKLYDTYGFPLDLTADMLREKNIKIDEKKFDELMSEQRQRAKAAWKGSGDKATAIGDFKALLEKFGENEFIGYEFTQSKSKILAILNDEFKEISELKAGNIGWILLDKTPFYATSGGQCNDTGVINKTSSVLDTQKFFGLNLSQVEASLDLKIGDEVECEVSSERSEIARHHSATHLLHLGLRTILGDMVSQAGSLVEATRLRFDFTYPKAMSSEQIEKVENFVNDQISRANSTKTDIMNIDDAKNSGAVALFGEKYADNVRVVSIGDSKELCGGTHVKNTGEIGSFFIVKESGVSAGVRRIEAICSKSALNYAKNLRLQLAQINENLKTNEPIAAIKKLKDEIKSLKTELSKASSNKAIELNEINGVKVAISEFDGDIKAKIDELKNQNEKIIALFFKPENEKVQIACGVKGANAKAGEIVKEVAKILGGGGGGRDDFATAGGKDISKISQAIAFANEFIKAKI
- the hemH gene encoding ferrochelatase codes for the protein MSYDNKNSSQNLAKKVILLLNMGGPNDLSEVSVFLKNMFNDPYILSVKLDFLRKILANLITKMRTNSATQNYIKLGGKSPINDITKSLCEKTRKFANEQICVDFIMNYTPPFADEVVQKYAKFDEIFLLPLYPHYSQTTVKSSLESTEIALKKHGIKNYKILDIFYQNGQYNEIILNLIKEKIANLNKDEISQISLIFSAHSLPQKIIDNGDPYEAQMKEHAQILSNLLEQNGIKFKEIILAYQSRLGPVKWLGPNTAEVLENLSGKKALIFPIAFCVDNSETDFELSILYKELAQEKGFEYYEVCRCPNDSDEFAKFILDYAK
- a CDS encoding Gfo/Idh/MocA family oxidoreductase; the protein is MFSEKKKIAIIGMSELGHKHFSELRRSDFFELVGIYDEKSNENFGKVELYRDLEELFDKAKPQAVVITSSQKNHKNLILKASKYVQNILIDAPLALNLEESREIRYSLANNDTNLAIFYKNRFNATINSLLREFSKGDQIYTMNFINGKNSENSCDIMQNLLLKELDLARILCGSEISSFSSKTVTAPNSKEIIALSALGKSKNDILLTFVCSNVYPTLRHTIQISTSSGVYIADLLNFTLHKIAPSGNINLKVDNEDYCCRNGYKEFAEFCSGGMLKRLASIDESIKIREILQ